The Cydia splendana chromosome Z, ilCydSple1.2, whole genome shotgun sequence genome window below encodes:
- the LOC134805167 gene encoding vacuolar protein sorting-associated protein 16 homolog, which yields MNWSMDEGLDNMIISGALYGVPIAVVRDRKQFGRIATTAKPVITIYNCVGNVISKILWNSGVLVHMGWSDGEQLLCVQESGDVLVYDMFGAYQKTFNMGQEIRDTKVSKAQLFPNRTGSNTNR from the exons ATGAACTGGTCCATGGATGAGGGCCTAGACAACATGATCATCAGTGGAGCCCTGTACGGAGTGCCTATTGCTGTGGTGCGGGACCGGAAGCAGTTTGGCAGGATTGCAACCACTGCCAAACCTGTCATAACAATTTACAACTGTGTAGGGAATGTTATATCAAAGATTTtg TGGAACAGCGGAGTCCTGGTCCACATGGGCTGGTCGGACGGGGAGCAGCTGCTGTGTGTGCAGGAGAGCGGAGATGTGCTCGTTTATGACATGTTTGGCGCCTACCAGAAGACATTCAATATGGGGCAAGAAATTAGGGACACTAAG GTCAGCAAAGCACAGCTGTTCCCAAATAGGACTGGCTCTAACACCAACCGCTGA